A stretch of DNA from Temnothorax longispinosus isolate EJ_2023e chromosome 2, Tlon_JGU_v1, whole genome shotgun sequence:
tctAGAATCTGTTTACGGTAATGCCAATTAGTATTATGGGCTATACTTGAAGCAAAACCATCAGCTGTTTCAACAATATTTCTAGCTCTGTCCGCGTTTTAAAGCTTTCGATTCATAAATcttaaacataatattttattgctcaaatattttcatttaatctattttgatttaactgaaaaatttaactGAAGATCTCTTACTACGATTTAATACGGGTATCCGTCGTATTAAATCGTATAGCAAGCCTTTTCAAAAGTTTCCCCGCTTTATCCCACTTCTGACTTCGTTTTTACGAAAGACCTACATTAGTACCTGTTTTCATTAATCGAAAGAAATTCAAAGAGACTTTTCGTTTttacgaaagaaatttttcccatagaaattataatgataattgCTTCTTCCTCTATGCCATTTCGGCTTACGAAAGATATAGGAACGTTCTACAAGCAGGGAAAACCTGTATACTAAggattaagaaattttaatagattaaaGGTGAACAGCTCagcagttattttatttttttactcttcAATCGcgttgtaataaaattgagttatattcaattttaggTTTTAATTgctgaaatatttatcattgtAAGTTACATCGATACATTTCCCTatccaaaaattaataattatactataaccttataaaaatgaatattttcaattacatCTTGACTTAAAATTACTAACGAAAAATTGcgtgataaatgataaaatatggTAGTGCACTTAGCTAATAGCGATTAATGATGGATGTTGGAAAAATCGATCCTCTAACAACAGGGTAGTAGCCGAATTACTAGCAAAACCTGATAGCAGAAAAGTTACGATAACGGTGATAACAGACAATTACCTTGGCCGCCATTCATCGTCGAATATCTCTGTCTGCTCGTCCACTCGTACAATTTCGGGAAATAGCCTCCCACTGTTTCCAAACTTATAGTAGTATTAGAACTTAACGCGACATCGCATGAGAGCAAGAAAATTACCGCAATTCCCCGAAACTGTCTTCTTTTTCATCTGCGACACGTATTAATTCGTGATCATTCATTCATATGACGCGTtctttttattcgtttatttcaTGATAACATATTAATCGTGATTAATTATTGTCTTAGTTGCTCTCGATGTACGTAGTCAATCATAAACATGATGGTATTTCATAATAGTTGCACTAAAATAATGTGctacaataaaaaagttacccTTGTTCCTAATAACatctcttataaataaataatcaaaatatactttagacaatttttaaatctcgAAATACAACTTATAAACGTGTTTTCAAAGCGATTTCCGCTGTTATTTAAACAAGATTTTAGCAACACTGAAAAAGAgcgtgtttttatatttttcatctaCAATCAATAACGCTTCATCGAAAACACTCTTACGtaaaaacgtatatttttttctaacacACAAGGGATTAATACAGTTTCATTACGTCAAAAGCATATCACTTCCGACAGGAGAAAGTAAACATTCCGTTGACCAAGAAATACTTAGACTACTTAGGAACAATGGTTCCTCAATATGAAAACAATACCACGGTTATCTTTTCTAGCATTTTCGCTACAACATCGCCgtgcattttaaataaacttaagACACTAACGCGCGTAAATAAAGAAAGCTGTAAATTTTGCCGCAATTTCGCTCCGCAACAAACCGCTTCTGTTTCCCGTTTTTAATACTTGTACGTCTTactaaaactataaaatttagataaaatgtcatatttaTTAGTGATTTTACTTcttattgtatttcttttaGCCCCTTAACTACTCCTGACCGCAGAAggtagataatattattacgccACACAagttaagaattaaattaaatttgcggTTTTAAAAGCGTAGAAGTAAAATATGTAACGTAACTTCCCAGACAGCACAAtatccaaaatcgggacataagacgtttTTTAGCCATCTTTTTCTTTAGACGTCTAAAAGGTGTCttttagacgtcttatgtcccgctTTTGGACATGTGTGCTGTCTGggttatgataattatatacatatactaaaTACGTATGGGACAGTCGACGAATAAAATTCGTGAACATTACTTTTCGTGTATTTGCGATAATTTACAAATGAAAAGTGATTATTATGTTAGGCAACACactgataatattaaaatagaaacaaaatcaaattatttttcgacattGTCTCGAACAACAAAAGGGTGAACACTCtagatataaatacaaaattatattaaaaattgacttTCACACCAAAATTAGTGTATTAAAAATCACATACAATGAAAAAAAcatgcaatataaaaatgtgctAATCGAGAGATCATTGATCATTATACTTACATATATCATCATCCATTCTGTGTATTAATTTAGCTTCACATAGATTTGTATAAAGTTCGCGAAGAGATATGTATTTCACCACAATCTCTAATTGTTCTTATATATTACTCCAACAGTGTGCCTTTTTTCATTGTCATTTGCATTGCATATCAGCAAATTTTGATGTAGCGCGAATCGttaacacaaatttattaACGTAAGAATTagcataaaataatgatttgcTATCAGTGATGTTAGTAATATAGAACATATATTTGTCTGGAGCAAAAAATAacgtgtaattaaaataacataaacgtaataaattatatgatacaaaaaacgtacgaaatatattaaattgtaattaaatattgcataacTAATTTTACGTAAAGTAGCTGCTATTTCATAACTTGATCAACTTTCTGATTCcctgaataaataatttgaaacataCAGTAATAGAAGACTatgtaatattctttttataactatataattaaatgaatgctacacgcacacacacgtgttTATCATCTCGATATAAACGACTGCACATTGATTACATCCGTGCATTGTGATTTAAAACGGCCAGAGTCAGACTGGTAATTACGGGAGATATAATCGTCTATTTAATCGAGATTAAAAAAGTgcttttatattgcatatcGTCGTTATTGATTtggtaatatgtaatatattccAATTTCTTCCTTACGCTTTATTGTTAGTGTATATTGTCatattattatgcatatatatataataattatttacgcgCCTCTAATAGAATTGATGATATCGAAGACGAAGGTTTCCACGAATAAAACAACCAACttacaataagaaaaatacacaaaaccaagaaaaattgtataatggtGCACTCGGCACAAGAAAATGATCATACAATAAAGATCGCTGGCTTTGCAACGCAAAGGGATATCAAATTCTTCTGTTCATTTGCTAATGAAAGGTAAACTCGGAGTCTATATATTCCATCAACGCGAATTCTTTCTATCACAAAGTTCATACTTTTGCAAGTGCTATTTAACCCAAAAATTCACATTCTAAATAAATGTCAGTTTCACTTGTTTCCGTCAAGAACACTTGTCGTTGGAGAGTAGCGGCCCGCAGATAATCTAGTGCGGCTACGGAGTCGGGGAACTTCTATAATAAGAGCGCATCGAACTTTCCATAACTCGGAACGACCTCATGGGACGCAGCCCGTCGCGACACTGCGCGGTATCCCAGATTTCGACCCTGCGGGTGATCTCTGCAGAAGTTAGCGCCGACGCATCAAATACCTTCTTGATATTTGACATAACTGATTTGTTAAAATGTACACAAAGCGCGTCTGTCGTTAATATTTGACTAGATCctatcatattatatgtaatacgCGTTTTCTGACAGATcctttttgtatatttttttaatttcctgtATCGCGGATTATAGCGGTTTACATCGTATTTCAAACTTTCAAGAAATAGAGTTATAAGTAGATAAGGAATGATAACATAATCTTCTCTCGTATGTACGCTTCATCGCTTCAGGACATCCGCTGCCAAGTGCAATCGCTAGATTTATTTGCCAACAGTTGAGCACACAGAACGAAATTGCCTCAATATCACCGTCTACGTTATCCGTAACATCGGCATTCCTGTTATATTCTACGTTATATTTACGCGTTTCgaagtaaatttaataagacgAGCGAATGGGAGCGCGGGCAGGGTAATCCATCAACGGAGGAACTACGGCCGTAAAAGACAATGGTGATCATCTATAAAAAGATGTTACGCTGAAAGGAGAAAACGGAGTAAAGCGCGACGCGAAAACGTGATCGTGCCGATCATCTCTATTTATAATCACATAAACGACATACGCGCGGTGTCACGACTTTGCATAatgaatagaataaaaatactagTGGTACGTCTAGCCGTGACATGAATCCTTATAGATTGTAGCAAAtctactatattttcttttttacatttgcgaGTTTTAGGTGCACAATACTACTCGGGAAAGAAGCCTctgatattttctaaatattatttaactttattaatatatattattattattaaaattattttaataatttaaaatttaataattaaaataaataaagacgATTATTTAGGTAGATATTTTTAGTAGAAACGGGGAGTAACTTTCTTAGATAAACAGATCTGATAACATAAGATATCAGaataacaaatgtattttgttttcaaaGAGTCTCCACTTGTTCACTGTCATTGCAATGTACAAGATCTTCGATAGAAAGTTGCAAATGTGACTGCAACAATGAAGAAATACCTCAGGGCTCTGGAGACTACCTCGAGAAGATTCAAAGAATGTGTTGACAATGCTGGTGAACAAGTGAATACtctttgaagataaaatacattgttaCTATAATATCTTGTGTTATCAGGtctctttctctaaaaaaGTTACTTCCgtataagtataaattaactttttttggCACCCTGTAGAATACGCatactgtaatataaaataatagtaagaAGTAGGCAAACACATACATGTAGAATGTTCCATGACACACAGTTTATCGagataatatgttatattatttggCATTATtatagaacatatattttattctgtgaTAATGCATGAAAGTATATTGCAGATTATACAACATACTAttctgattttttatataagtttttatttctttttccaccacgaatgatgaaaaatattaagtaaactCGGTCTCCAATAGTCTGTCCAAtagatttgtttttaaatttttcaacctTTTAGAGGTCTACGACAGTTTAATAGATAATAGAGGATGAAAATCCCAATTGAAAATCAGTCTGATTGATATACTATGTTTTCATGTCGCGACCTCCCCTTATCAGCCTAAATATGTTTTAAGATGTCTACACTCAGGAgttttgcttaataaaacttcatgAAACATGAGACGCGGAGGCTTCAGCACGcagaatgtttatttatatacgtaataaattatgtatgttCATGTCAATCTCTTGCAGAGGATCTTATCTTTGGTTTTACGCGcagtttattacaaataaacgCTTTCGAAAGCCGTTGCTTTTACAACCAGACAATCGTAGTATACTTCAAACGTTATTACGCACAATTCGTAAGTCAAAAGATCCATccaaacatttattttcgattGCACGTagtacattaatttaaataatatttaaagtaaataaaaataaatgtaaattacgtTTGTACTGCACAAATCAATTTGCATGATTTCATTTACAATTAGATTCGTAACTAGATaatatgaaacttttttaaattagtaatATGCGTGATGTTCGAAAGGCCTTCGAAAGATTAGAATTCCCTTCTAGCCAagtaattcttgaatttttgcGCTATTCAAATTCTCTTACCTTTCGTACTTGAGATTTGCTGCTCGACGGTCTCAACGTGTCGCGGTTCCTCCGGTACCTGAATAATCCAACGAATTTTCCTCCGTTGCATCTGAAACGACCGATCGCAGAGCAGTTGATATAATCAAGCAATATTTAAGAATCGCGCGAAGTGTCGCGCGATTTGCGATCGATTCTAGCCACTAGACTGAATGAGATTAGTAGCGTAAGGCAGAGGTCGCCGCGACGATATCGGAGCGATTATTTTTTACGGACGAAGGTTCGCCGATAATATGTACGTACGAGTGAAGCACTACTTCCATTGGTAACAACAATCCGTGAAATTAtcgcgaaaatatttttacgattcGAGCGACTTGAATCTTATAAGATTTCGCACAATTGCAATCAAATGTCGTTATCGTGTCTAAATCTAAAGACTTTAACTTTACTCTCGGACTGTCTATCACATActtgaaattataatgaatgaactctagattttaattatgtaaataacataaataacaattacattGACACATTACCTAATCGTACGCATTATTCTTTGatcgaaatagaaatttgCTAATTATCTTAAACCCACAAAAATTTGCATTACAAGATTTAAGTCGCGAAATATTAGTATATAGGAATAATAGTTCTAAAAACCATTAACACATCGTTATTTCCTGTAAACATTTTCTCAGCGCGCGCATCATAATGGAATTCTTTTGATCTCTACATGTACCtatatttaactattattgttgatgaaattatttacaattcgAGGTAATTAAGGTAAAAACaatggaataaattattggatCCGCTAGTgcgtagataaaaataaatcggggtcgaaacgtcgtgagacaaataaatagaatttggccagttgggtcgccTAAtctggaatttatttttaattaaggtaatgtaatgagaaaaatacttTCTATAATTGATTAAAGCAATTTTACTGCTAACGATCGATTACGTTCGAAATGCATTGACTGAAGCCAAAACAACGAGCTCGTGTAATTGCGATTTGTTACGTGAACACCTATGGAGATGACCTCCACCTATGCACATTCGCGCAAATTGCGGACGATTACGCGCTTCCTATTGTATAATCATTAACGGAAACAAAGCCGAACATCATCGACGCTCCGCGCAGCGGATGACAGCATTGACAGCGCGAGCGTCTGCTGTTTTCCGCGCGTCCAGCATCCCGCAAATTCACGCCTCGCCGCGTCGTCGCGATTCACTCCGGCAACGTGTCGTTTCGCGCCTAATCAACACGTTTCCATATGAACAATCGTTCACCTTGGATGATGAGGCGGCCGCGCAGCATCGGAGAAAAATGCGTTTATATCGTTTCTCGTTCGGCAAACTTTTCTCACacccggcgcggcgtcgcgtcgcggcggaCGATAAAGCCAAAGCGGACGAGCACTGACAGCGATTTGGTCAGCGGAAGCGACACTGGCTATCCGGCCGGCtcccgtcgccgtcgcgtccGAGCGCGTGTGCACGCGTGTCCACTATACGTCAACTCCTCGCCACGAGGAGGAATTGTCAATCAGCGCGCCTacgcgctcgcgctcggccgctgccgctgccgcggCCGGTGCGCCTCAGTGCATCTCGCCGCGGACGCTTCTCGGCTAATCACCGGCGAGCATCGTCCTACGTCCGCGACCAGCAACTTGTCACACGCGACGTAAGACTCGATAATAAACATGATAATGAGTATATGTGCGGGTCGGATCTCCTGCGCGCGATCTCCCGAGTgtctcttatttattatatagaattataaaaaacaaaccGCGCGGTAGCTTTAAGCCTGAGTAAAAACGTAAAACGTCGGATCGGTAATTTGTGAATTGTAAGGGGTTGggattaatttgtaattataagaCATGAACATTATGAATGGAGAGATATTTCgtattctattttaatctCCGAATTGATTACGTGTAATGATGATTTGACTCATAAGCTCGAACATGGGTTTTGGATTCTCGTAAAATTAACAtcccatttttttaaattttggagatatattttaaattaattattttataagcaattatgtatatattgcgAAGATATTCAGAATAAAAAGTGTGAATAAGGACAGAAAAGTTCGAGTTTGtagaattaaaagatattagaaaaattgtagAATTCTGGCTCtcccgtaaaaaaatattcttgtaaaaaatataaatcacattttcgttatatgagaaaatagaaaatcagaataatacaataactttattatttaaatccaaattactttaaattgtAGTACTTTTtgacagaaaaatatagagaaatgcacaattttcgaaaagaaatattaatccacggaagtttgaaaaatttctatcaaaaaattgaagagtCGAGAACTTAATTTTTGCTCCAATCGCTTCGAGTCTTTAATCGCCAGAACTGTCCGTCTGTATTAGTTACGTTCAACAGAAAAACCAGATCTGCGACTCTGTGCAACAATTTCCTGCTTGTCATTGACCCATAAAGCATATGCGTGAAGAAATCAattacgtataataataatataggtACAGAACATAAGCGTGCTTTATTTTTCATCCTGATATTAATCGATTTCTCcatgcatatattttacgcGGCTACGTAAAACCCATCTGGAATATCTGGATAGACTTGAATTGTCGGCACTCGTTGACCGAGCAGgttttctcatagtttttctTAGCATACCCGAAGTACTCTCAATAAATGTAACGTGTCGCGCGAAGCATAAAgcaagtatataatataacgagagaaaaaaaagagcgcaaaaacttgaaattaatgttatacTAACGTACGGCTCGTTTACAGGAAACGACGACGTGCGCCACGTGATGAGCGACGAGGCAGccaatcaaacatttttcaaaagcaGAAGTAGTGATTGGCTGTATTCCATTCTATCAACGCAACATTTACTCTGATTTATTTCCAAATGTGCAGCTTAGTTAGACGAATCATACTGTATCCTATTAGACAtgaatattcattaaaaaaagaagttgcAATTGGAAGATATGAGCACGGCTGTACTAGCATTGGCAGATGCCATGGATACATAGAAATAGTCAAATAGAGAGCTTCAAGTAGGAGAGAGGGGCGCCAAACAAGTCACGTAACACAACATTTTTAcgcttatttttaaaattcaataataaatacattaaaattatatttaatagtaataattaaaaattaatgatatatatcgTTCCGATGTCGTTTATCGTGAAAACGACATCggaacaatatattattaatttttaattattactattaaatataattttaatgatatttatcgTGAAAACGACATCGAAGCGATGTCTTTTCAACGAATTTTTCACTGAATTTACGACAATTAACGTtggtatttattttgtaagttGGCTGCAgacgcaataaataataaatttcattatttcctactcataaattgtgttacttcTTTCGTAAAAAGAAtcctacatttatataaatataaatataaatataaatattcctcATGTTTCTTTCTCGCGAGGGATCTAACGATaccttataaaattgtaatagaaTATGTGTGCGCGACTGAGGCAAGACGGCGCGTGCGCGAGTTTTGTCTCTCGTGACCAGTCGTGACAGTCGTGACTCTCGTCTCTTCTTCTCCCAAGTActcctaacctaacctaaccccAACACTGGCCCGGCTGTACGAGTACGAAGGTTAAGTTGCAAAGAACTTACAGTTTACAGTCGAGAAGATACCTAAGATACATCAAGATGTATCTCATGTATTATTTGGACGACAAGGGAGATCGGGTGTACACTTTAGAGGTAacttctcatttttatttctttcttctaaATTATAATGGCACCCGATCCCTCATAGCAGGGATCGCCTACGGCCAGCGTCGAAAACGAATAATAATAGCAGTACAAACGTTGGATGATGTAACATTATCCTGCAGATGCGAGTTAAGAAACACGAGGTCGGAAGTGTGTATTAAACTCTGTATTCCTTTGCTTCAAAACTCTCCTCCTTTCAAACAGGGAATCCTCGACGAAGGTCGGAATCGAATCCACTTTCGGTGGCTTCGATTACTAATCGCACTTACACGGAGCCACGTGCCACGTGTCATCCCGATGATTTCTCATGATACATTACATcgcaatatataatagaatatgacataatgaaatatatatttatatatctatctaaTCTTTCTTAAATATAGATTCTGTGTATTATCATAGATCGCAATATGATTCTCTTTTTGCTATTTTCCATGTTTTTTACAATCtctttaattaacttttttatatcttctacttttttgtaacaattactgaatttttacagaaaatggACCCCAACGGAAAGCCAACCTTATCTGCACATCCAggtaaattattcttattacaGTTATTACATAAACCGCGTTCGCATTGGGCGCTTTCGTGCTGAAAGCGTCAGTCTATCTTTATTACTCATTACATGTTGAAAAAAGATGGAGTGATGCTTTCAGCACGAAAACGTGAGCGTCCAAAGCGAACGCAATCATAGATACCTTAGGACATTAAAAACGACTGATATTGAACATCTTTACAGCTCGTTTTTCCGTTGAAGATAAATACTCTAGACAAAGAATAACAATGAAAAGGAGACACGGTCTATTATTGACGCAACAACCACAACCGAGctattagttatatataaaatcagtaagtaaatatttgaaaatttaaaatataaatagataaaaggaagtatatgatattataacaTGATacaaatatgataatttatatcttgtcGCAGAAAAAGGCGGTTCATTCAGTGTGGCATCCAGTATGATCTCGTATAATAGTTTTAACAAGAAATTATTTCCACTGAAAATCTATCAATGTaacttatttatcaattattttatgtattgtcTATTCTATTAagagcaaataaaatatttacgcaTTAACTTACATTGtcgatacatatatttactgtacaaatttcatttacagtttattatcttcgcacattataaaaaataaaaactactATAGTATACAGTATTTTCTGACTTGCAATATAAtggttttatttgaaaaatcgtCGTAACAAGATTACCTACTTGCAATCTTAGTTTATTATGAACAGCGTATTTGCTAATATCTactaaattaatacatatggAAACATACACTATTATGTATAacagaaatttgaaatataaagcCGATATTGCGAGTTCCATTTATGACAATTGTCTTATAATtctattcttaattattaacatgttgatatatgatttatttcatctattgatattaaaaaataatctagtatatacagtagcttttatcacaattaaaattacatatcaaATGCAAGCATTTAATTACC
This window harbors:
- the Nop10 gene encoding H/ACA ribonucleoprotein complex subunit 3, translated to MYLMYYLDDKGDRVYTLEKMDPNGKPTLSAHPARFSVEDKYSRQRITMKRRHGLLLTQQPQPSY